The window ATGGGGGCATCATCTTTACGGCCAGTTGAATTTTGGTTACAGGTCTCTTGACATTGACGGCTCTAATGAAGATGCAGTACCAACAGAACAGCATACGGACAATCTGCCGGAAGCAGGATTCAGTGTCATGTATGATAAGAGAGATTTAATAGAGTATCCCAGATCCGGATATGTAATAAAATTTTTAACAAAAACAAGCGGATGGCCTTCCCAAAATCCGTTTTATCAGAGAGCTGCCGGTGAATTACGTATTTATATCCCTTTTGCAGAAAAGAGCACGTTCGCTTTGCGGACAAAGCTTATCACTTCTATAAACAAAGTTCCTGTTTATGATAGATATTACTTTGGTTATTCCGATAGAATAAGGGGTCATTTCAGAGAGATTTATGAAGGTGATATGCTTTTTTTAAGCAGTATCGGTTTTAGATTTCCCATTCTCGGTGTACGATATTTTAATATTACAAGCCTGTCTCAATTACATGATTTAAAATTTGGAATTTATGGCTCTTTGTTCATTGATACAGGAGCAGTATGGTTTAAAGAATATGGATTAAAAAAGGACAATTTTCTGTCCGGTGCAGGATTTGGAATTCATTTAATACTTCCGTATATACATGTAATTCGATTTGATTATGCTGTAAATGAACAGGGTAAAACCCAGTTTATCGTTGATCTTGGTGTGGATATTTAGGAGGATCTTTTGCATCAAAGAAGTTTTTATGTTCACCCGGATGATGTAGGCCATGATGAGGTAGTCTTTCGTACAAAAGAGGCTCACCATATTGCTTCTGTAATAAGAGCCAAAAAGGGAGACAGAGTACTGGCTGTCGATGGAGTCGGAACATGTTATTCAGTGGAGTTGCTAAGCATATCTCCAAAACAGGTTAAGGGCAGAGTACTGCAAATTACGAGAGGTTTTGGTGAGCCTGTGACAGAAGTTACGCTTGCTGCAGGAATTGTCAAAGGCAGCAGATATGAGTGGCTGATTGAAAAAGCTACAGAGATGGGTGTAAAAAAAATCATACCATTTACATCTGAAACAAGTGTTGTAACAGGAAGCAGCATAAAACTTGCAAGGTGGAAGCGGGTTTCTTTTGCAGCAATGAAACAATGCCTGCGGTCAGCTGCTCCCGAAATAACAGATGTAGTTCCATTAACCAGAGTGTTAAAAGGCGGTGCAGGCTCAGTAAGAATTATTGCATCAAATTCTAAAAAAAGTATTGGGATAGATCAATTAAAGAACAAAATAACAAAGACAAAACAAAAAGTATCAGTTGTTGTGGGGCCGGAAGGGGGATTCTCAGATGAAGAAATTCATGAAGCAATTGAGCAGGGATTTACACCTGTAACCCTTGGTACGCGGCGTTTAAGGAGTGAAACAGCTTCCATTGTAATGCTGTCGCTTGTATTTAATGTTTTTGGTGATATGTTATAAATAGTGATATTAAATATTTTTATAAAATATTTCCGAAGTTCAAGATTTTATTTGCTTTTTTGTTAAATAAAGTATTATATTATGCCCGTTTAACTTAAGCATGGAATAGGTACTTAAAGAGGCGTAAATCATGGTGAAAACAAAATTTAAAGACGAGTTAAAGACAACTTTCTCAAAGCAGGCGGTTATTGATTATCTGTTTATCATTATTGGTGCATTTGTAATGGCAATGGGAGTCGGTATTTTTCTTGTGGATGCCAAGGTTGTGCCTGGCGGTGTAAGCGGGCTTTCAATGGCAGTTCACTATCTTTCCGGCAACAAGATTCCTGTAGGATTAATAATGTGGGTTATGAACATTCCGCTTTATATCTGGGGCGTGAGAGAACTTGGAAAACAGTTTGGAATACGGACAATTGTAGGTTT of the bacterium genome contains:
- a CDS encoding BamA/TamA family outer membrane protein, which translates into the protein MKNLRGINFFKRIIIILLVCISSNLLRGQTLVDSTLIGRRISKISVTGNRKTKSEVIFREMELKQGSVLDIKKLESDRKRIENLLAFNRVVITGNPDSSYVALAIKVTEQIYFIPFPILFINDRDWNKLSFGAGFIHTNFLGRTDKLGAIFWAGYNPAVHFVYSNPWIGKKYNLLTKIEFFYARIRNKHFTEEKVYEYQKGFEWNIGKRWGHHLYGQLNFGYRSLDIDGSNEDAVPTEQHTDNLPEAGFSVMYDKRDLIEYPRSGYVIKFLTKTSGWPSQNPFYQRAAGELRIYIPFAEKSTFALRTKLITSINKVPVYDRYYFGYSDRIRGHFREIYEGDMLFLSSIGFRFPILGVRYFNITSLSQLHDLKFGIYGSLFIDTGAVWFKEYGLKKDNFLSGAGFGIHLILPYIHVIRFDYAVNEQGKTQFIVDLGVDI
- a CDS encoding 16S rRNA (uracil(1498)-N(3))-methyltransferase, giving the protein MHQRSFYVHPDDVGHDEVVFRTKEAHHIASVIRAKKGDRVLAVDGVGTCYSVELLSISPKQVKGRVLQITRGFGEPVTEVTLAAGIVKGSRYEWLIEKATEMGVKKIIPFTSETSVVTGSSIKLARWKRVSFAAMKQCLRSAAPEITDVVPLTRVLKGGAGSVRIIASNSKKSIGIDQLKNKITKTKQKVSVVVGPEGGFSDEEIHEAIEQGFTPVTLGTRRLRSETASIVMLSLVFNVFGDML